The following coding sequences are from one Elusimicrobium minutum Pei191 window:
- a CDS encoding YceD family protein yields MNYADYDVPEDLVFRTKDIIRMKGLKCSAKLAPKDFENILSEPNKITSVKVNLNFSISQKDILVQGRVYGATKLQCGRCLDIFDGSFDEEFIETYSIKSEIIDIMYEVIQTLALIESITFVCDENCKGLCDQCGKNKNKENCGCVRQNFSAFAVLKKDK; encoded by the coding sequence ATGAATTATGCAGACTATGATGTTCCCGAAGATTTAGTTTTTAGAACAAAAGATATTATAAGAATGAAGGGGCTTAAATGCAGCGCTAAGCTTGCTCCTAAAGATTTTGAAAACATATTATCGGAACCTAATAAAATTACTTCAGTTAAGGTTAATCTAAATTTTTCCATAAGCCAAAAAGATATTTTGGTGCAGGGCCGCGTATACGGCGCAACAAAGCTGCAATGCGGACGCTGCCTTGATATATTTGACGGCTCTTTTGATGAAGAGTTTATTGAAACATATAGCATTAAATCTGAAATAATTGATATAATGTATGAAGTTATCCAAACGCTTGCTCTTATAGAAAGCATTACATTTGTTTGTGATGAAAACTGCAAGGGCTTGTGTGATCAGTGCGGCAAAAATAAAAATAAAGAGAACTGCGGTTGCGTAAGGCAGAATTTCTCTGCTTTTGCGGTTCTTAAAAAGGATAAATGA
- the rpmF gene encoding 50S ribosomal protein L32: MPNPKRKHTRSRRDLRRSQNSKLEPVALVSCSNCGAARKPHNICPSCGFYKDKVVVAVAKKENSQDAK; this comes from the coding sequence ATGCCTAATCCAAAGAGAAAACATACTCGTTCAAGAAGAGATCTTAGAAGGAGCCAAAATTCTAAATTAGAACCCGTTGCTTTAGTTTCATGTTCTAATTGCGGCGCGGCCAGAAAGCCCCACAACATTTGCCCTTCTTGCGGTTTTTACAAGGATAAAGTTGTTGTTGCAGTAGCAAAGAAAGAAAATTCACAAGACGCAAAATAA
- the plsX gene encoding phosphate acyltransferase PlsX: MRIALDASGGDFGYQPNILGAARAVKELKCEVILVGDEKVLKEQLASLGLSDLKGLSVEHAPDVIDMDADPAKEVRSKKNASVVVAADLVKQGRAKAFVSAGNSGATMVAALMKMGRIEGVLRPAIGAPLPTVKGLMLLLDAGANAECKPQHLMQFAVMGSIYTQKVFGIRKPKVGLLSIGEEEGKGNDLVKETYPYLSNLGINFCGNVEGRDLPFGTTDVVVTDGFTGNVCLKLEEGLAKAMFHMIKGEIKKNPIAMLGAMLAKPAFASVKKITDPDTAGGAPLLGVDGVAIVSHGKSSETAVFNAVRTAKRLVDSGFVSDIKQHIAEYKEIFEKLEAKK; the protein is encoded by the coding sequence ATGAGAATAGCCCTAGACGCGTCCGGCGGAGATTTTGGATACCAGCCTAACATTTTAGGCGCGGCCCGTGCTGTAAAAGAGCTTAAATGCGAAGTTATATTAGTAGGGGACGAAAAGGTTTTAAAAGAGCAGCTGGCCTCCTTAGGGCTTTCTGATTTAAAAGGTCTTAGTGTGGAGCACGCGCCCGATGTTATTGATATGGACGCTGATCCTGCCAAAGAGGTCCGTTCCAAAAAAAATGCCAGCGTAGTAGTGGCGGCCGATTTAGTAAAACAAGGCAGGGCTAAAGCTTTTGTATCGGCGGGTAATTCCGGTGCGACAATGGTTGCCGCTCTTATGAAGATGGGCCGTATAGAGGGCGTTTTAAGGCCCGCTATAGGCGCTCCGCTTCCTACGGTAAAGGGGCTTATGCTTCTTTTAGACGCCGGCGCCAATGCGGAATGCAAACCGCAGCATTTAATGCAGTTTGCCGTAATGGGGTCAATTTACACACAAAAAGTTTTTGGTATAAGAAAACCTAAAGTAGGGCTTTTGTCTATAGGCGAAGAAGAAGGCAAAGGCAACGACCTGGTAAAGGAAACATATCCTTACTTAAGCAATTTGGGTATTAATTTTTGCGGTAACGTTGAAGGGCGTGATTTGCCTTTCGGCACTACGGACGTGGTAGTTACAGACGGGTTTACCGGTAACGTTTGTTTAAAGCTTGAAGAAGGCTTGGCAAAAGCCATGTTTCATATGATTAAAGGGGAAATTAAGAAAAACCCCATTGCAATGCTTGGCGCAATGCTGGCAAAACCGGCGTTCGCCTCGGTTAAAAAAATTACCGATCCCGACACTGCGGGCGGAGCGCCGCTTTTAGGCGTTGACGGCGTGGCCATAGTTTCACACGGCAAATCAAGTGAAACGGCTGTATTTAACGCCGTGAGAACCGCTAAAAGGTTAGTTGACAGCGGTTTTGTAAGCGATATAAAACAGCATATTGCCGAATACAAAGAAATATTTGAAAAACTTGAAGCGAAAAAATAA
- the fabG gene encoding 3-oxoacyl-[acyl-carrier-protein] reductase, which produces MKNKNVIITGGSRGIGFGAAKAFAEKGANLAICATNEAGLAKAKTELEHLGVKIYTETVNVSDVEACQKFVDNAVKTLGGVDVLVNNAGITKDNLAVRLNESDWDAVLDINLKGSFFMSKAVLKYMMKARAGSIINLTSIVGQAGNAGQVNYAASKAGLIGITKTLAKEFASRNIRVNAVAPGFVQTEMTDATFNEEVKQAMLEQVPLKRFASVGDIAKAILFLASEDASYITGQILAVNGGLYI; this is translated from the coding sequence ATGAAAAATAAAAATGTTATCATAACAGGTGGAAGCAGGGGCATAGGTTTTGGCGCGGCAAAAGCATTTGCCGAAAAAGGCGCTAACCTGGCGATTTGCGCCACTAATGAAGCAGGCCTTGCAAAAGCAAAAACCGAACTTGAACATTTAGGCGTTAAAATATATACTGAAACAGTTAACGTAAGCGATGTTGAAGCCTGCCAGAAATTTGTTGATAACGCCGTTAAAACTTTGGGCGGTGTTGATGTATTGGTTAACAACGCGGGTATTACAAAGGACAATTTGGCCGTAAGGCTTAACGAATCAGACTGGGACGCCGTGCTTGACATTAATTTAAAAGGCTCTTTTTTTATGTCAAAAGCCGTTCTTAAGTATATGATGAAGGCCAGAGCGGGCAGTATAATAAATTTAACTTCTATAGTTGGTCAGGCGGGTAACGCCGGCCAGGTAAATTATGCGGCTTCAAAGGCTGGGTTAATAGGAATAACAAAAACCTTAGCCAAAGAATTCGCGTCAAGAAATATCAGAGTTAACGCCGTAGCACCCGGGTTTGTACAGACGGAAATGACGGACGCCACCTTTAACGAAGAGGTTAAACAGGCAATGCTTGAGCAGGTGCCTTTAAAAAGATTTGCAAGTGTTGGTGATATCGCCAAAGCAATATTGTTTTTGGCCAGCGAAGATGCTTCTTACATAACGGGGCAGATTTTAGCAGTAAACGGTGGTTTGTATATATAA
- the acpP gene encoding acyl carrier protein gives MSVENVEERVKNIIMEQLGVEADQVKPEAQFVNDLGADSLDTVELIMALEEEFDIEIPDEKAEKIKTVGEAIEHIKANAKK, from the coding sequence ATGTCTGTAGAAAATGTTGAAGAAAGAGTAAAAAATATCATTATGGAACAGTTAGGTGTAGAAGCTGACCAGGTTAAACCCGAAGCTCAGTTTGTAAACGACCTTGGCGCGGATTCCCTTGACACTGTTGAACTTATTATGGCTTTAGAAGAGGAGTTTGATATCGAAATTCCCGACGAAAAAGCTGAAAAGATCAAAACTGTCGGCGAAGCTATTGAGCACATCAAAGCAAACGCGAAAAAATAA
- the rnc gene encoding ribonuclease III yields MSNDIEQVLDYSFKNKELIREALTHKSFTGERRSVKHNERLEFLGDSVLGLVAAEYIYSKYPEVEEGVLSKIKSGLVSRHNLYLWASELDLGAYLALGAGEAATGGRTRESILSNAMEAVLGAVYLDGGFESVKNIINKWISTQSLTEVSSDYKSTLQEIVQKKYKSVPEYEVIQTVGPEHEKIFTVVVSSLKKELGRGRGKNKKLAEQDAAKNALENLKK; encoded by the coding sequence GTGTCAAACGATATTGAACAAGTATTAGATTATTCTTTTAAAAATAAAGAATTAATTAGGGAAGCACTCACTCACAAATCTTTTACAGGAGAACGACGGTCTGTTAAGCATAACGAAAGACTGGAATTTCTTGGGGATAGCGTCCTTGGATTGGTCGCAGCGGAATATATATATTCCAAATATCCGGAGGTTGAAGAGGGGGTGCTTTCTAAAATTAAGTCGGGGTTGGTTTCCCGCCATAATCTTTACTTATGGGCAAGTGAGCTTGATTTGGGGGCGTATTTAGCCCTTGGAGCGGGCGAAGCCGCTACCGGTGGAAGAACGCGTGAAAGCATTTTATCAAACGCCATGGAAGCGGTGTTGGGCGCAGTATATTTAGACGGCGGTTTTGAAAGCGTTAAAAACATAATAAATAAATGGATTTCTACGCAAAGCCTTACTGAAGTTTCTTCCGATTACAAAAGCACTTTGCAGGAAATAGTGCAAAAAAAATATAAATCAGTTCCAGAGTATGAGGTTATCCAAACCGTAGGGCCTGAGCATGAAAAAATTTTTACGGTAGTTGTGTCAAGTTTAAAAAAAGAACTTGGCAGGGGTAGGGGCAAAAATAAAAAACTTGCCGAGCAAGACGCCGCCAAAAACGCTTTGGAAAACTTAAAAAAATAA
- a CDS encoding ankyrin repeat domain-containing protein: MENISEFLNKFFSFFQKNVIVFLLFIVAIPFLFLGAYYFGSTIKKPQKAEVSKITVNLKSQSEVIDETIAIIRQGDYDTFVTKVREEVKNVNLPGSKGVTLLMAAVDMKDMDMVQFLFSRADLGKSTAEPNKANPYTGDTALMIALKNNDEYMSELLMIAGANLNAVNNYGQTPLLFASEAKNRTLVEYLIARGAVAGASTENLFYFVTKKNPVGVEAMLKSAINPNVRNKSGFTPLYMAASLGENIILRMLLAYKADVNAVVGDGSTALIGAARYKKPAALKMLLEAGADVNIKNNKGETALYWASYNNMVESVDQLLLLKADPTIKTNEGLTPFGIAQKRKFNDLISLFKKNKINK, encoded by the coding sequence ATGGAAAACATAAGCGAGTTCTTAAATAAATTTTTTTCTTTTTTCCAGAAAAATGTAATAGTTTTTTTACTTTTTATTGTTGCAATTCCTTTTCTTTTTTTAGGGGCGTATTACTTTGGCTCAACTATTAAAAAGCCCCAAAAAGCAGAAGTATCCAAAATCACGGTAAACCTTAAATCTCAATCCGAAGTTATAGACGAAACCATTGCCATTATCAGACAGGGTGATTATGACACCTTTGTCACTAAAGTACGTGAGGAAGTTAAGAACGTTAATTTACCGGGGTCAAAAGGCGTAACTCTTTTGATGGCCGCGGTAGATATGAAAGATATGGATATGGTTCAGTTTCTTTTCAGTAGGGCTGATTTAGGCAAATCCACGGCCGAACCTAATAAAGCAAATCCCTATACCGGTGACACCGCTTTAATGATAGCTCTTAAAAATAATGACGAATATATGAGTGAACTTCTTATGATAGCGGGAGCAAACTTAAACGCCGTAAATAATTACGGACAAACGCCTCTTTTATTTGCGAGTGAAGCAAAAAACAGAACTTTGGTTGAATATTTAATAGCCCGCGGCGCCGTGGCCGGAGCAAGTACGGAAAATTTGTTTTATTTTGTTACCAAAAAAAATCCCGTGGGGGTTGAGGCTATGCTTAAAAGCGCCATTAATCCTAATGTAAGAAATAAATCGGGATTTACGCCTCTTTATATGGCTGCCAGTCTTGGTGAAAATATTATTTTACGCATGCTCCTTGCTTATAAGGCGGATGTCAACGCCGTAGTGGGTGACGGTTCTACCGCGCTGATAGGAGCTGCTCGTTATAAAAAACCGGCGGCTTTAAAAATGCTGCTTGAAGCGGGCGCAGATGTAAATATTAAGAATAATAAGGGCGAAACCGCGCTTTATTGGGCTTCCTATAATAATATGGTTGAATCTGTTGACCAGCTTTTATTATTAAAGGCCGATCCTACAATAAAAACGAATGAGGGCTTAACTCCGTTTGGCATTGCTCAGAAGAGAAAATTTAACGACTTGATTTCTTTGTTTAAAAAAAATAAAATAAATAAGTAA